The following are encoded in a window of Vibrio sp. SCSIO 43136 genomic DNA:
- a CDS encoding pyridoxal-phosphate dependent enzyme, with protein MVYENFLIKTDYNEFDSDFKEMERKVLALFPLLERFKYESVRTPVRQVVSGSSGPAIYAKMENESVSGSVKGRTAYCLIIKAIAFSNYTKDFHLLEYSGGNLAIALSKICKALNINNTLVVSSALPKSEFTKLQLNGSDVVLVQSERGFWGVMEEAFRIHEEHPEYLFTYQHQERLNTAFHQATTAQEVIDDLSLDHSTPIKFVASAGTGGTFAGFYNALSSSNVPCEYWLNMPEELKYKDPRPPNSSPKFGGSGGLGCGRGQPLLVDIPITGQYTASYSEAMAAKRAYFELTGDLIGSSAAANWLTSLKIASDCEPDDTASKILTVFPCGGTREENESALGKEYDLAYQDILNKFEIKVLESNY; from the coding sequence ATGGTTTATGAAAATTTTCTAATCAAAACAGATTACAACGAATTCGATTCTGACTTTAAAGAAATGGAACGCAAAGTCTTGGCATTATTTCCACTTCTCGAGCGTTTTAAGTATGAGTCAGTACGTACACCTGTTCGTCAAGTAGTTAGCGGATCTAGTGGACCCGCAATATATGCAAAAATGGAAAACGAGAGCGTTAGTGGCTCAGTAAAGGGAAGAACGGCATACTGCCTAATTATCAAAGCGATTGCCTTTAGCAATTATACAAAGGACTTCCATTTATTGGAGTATAGTGGTGGAAATCTGGCCATCGCTTTGTCAAAAATTTGCAAAGCTTTGAATATTAATAATACGTTGGTGGTCAGTTCTGCATTGCCTAAGAGTGAATTCACAAAGCTACAATTAAACGGCAGTGATGTTGTATTGGTGCAGTCGGAACGTGGTTTTTGGGGAGTAATGGAAGAAGCCTTTAGGATTCATGAAGAACACCCTGAGTATTTATTTACATACCAGCATCAGGAGCGCCTCAACACTGCATTTCATCAGGCAACAACGGCACAGGAAGTAATAGATGATCTTTCATTGGATCACAGCACTCCGATTAAGTTTGTTGCTTCAGCGGGTACAGGAGGCACTTTTGCAGGGTTCTATAACGCATTGTCTTCCAGCAATGTCCCCTGTGAGTATTGGCTCAATATGCCAGAGGAGCTGAAGTACAAAGATCCCCGTCCACCTAACAGTAGCCCTAAGTTTGGCGGCTCTGGCGGGCTTGGTTGTGGAAGAGGTCAACCTCTATTAGTCGATATTCCTATCACCGGTCAATACACTGCTTCCTATTCAGAAGCCATGGCAGCGAAGCGAGCATACTTTGAGTTGACTGGGGATCTCATAGGTTCATCTGCGGCAGCGAATTGGCTGACCTCCCTTAAAATCGCTTCTGATTGTGAGCCTGATGATACTGCGAGCAAGATACTCACGGTTTTCCCATGTGGAGGAACTCGAGAGGAAAACGAGAGCGCTTTAGGTAAAGAATATGATTTGGCTTACCAAGATATATTGAACAAATTTGAAATTAAGGTGTTGGAGAGTAACTACTAA
- a CDS encoding MFS transporter codes for MMIDTYKKAIKIIPINTIKLFFGLTIVFLGLAFKNFYSLILLGLFELDISTIGYFLSIIGFGSLVGTMISGYILKFSEPIRAIQIAVVLCIASTSLVLSSSHYYAAVFGMFVFSTFASGLRPALQTYLSDLQNEEIKKTAYSLYRVFISIGSALGLVICGALADFSYTLTLWFVVVCFGLSLFYFVTQDFSFEKTSKPKKEKVETKSTSPLNLEILTTIVCTFLFSFSMFQIYSFLPIYLVEHLGLSKSFFGSLSILNLFIVLFLQMKITELLANRSNEFGMMLGGLVMFSSFGILSLGFSSQMSIILQYSLWSISICMFYPSVLTKLSSLATQHNKPSSSLMIKHQFTIDITLIVGPVISGFVISQFSMIGLWYVCGLACVISILLCYSILKGVEQKKSAKEAA; via the coding sequence ATGATGATTGATACATATAAAAAAGCAATAAAGATCATTCCAATAAATACAATCAAACTTTTCTTTGGCCTCACCATTGTATTTCTGGGCTTAGCATTCAAGAATTTCTACAGTTTAATACTACTGGGATTGTTTGAATTAGACATTTCTACGATCGGTTATTTCCTGTCGATTATAGGATTTGGATCCTTGGTAGGTACAATGATTTCAGGCTATATCCTAAAATTCAGCGAGCCAATCAGAGCAATACAAATTGCTGTAGTATTGTGTATTGCGTCGACTAGCTTGGTGCTCAGTAGCTCTCATTATTACGCTGCTGTATTTGGTATGTTTGTTTTCAGTACTTTTGCTTCTGGGCTTCGCCCTGCGTTACAGACTTACCTGTCAGATCTGCAGAACGAGGAAATTAAGAAGACTGCATACAGTTTATATCGAGTTTTCATTAGTATAGGTAGTGCATTGGGATTAGTCATTTGTGGTGCTCTGGCTGATTTCAGTTACACATTAACCCTGTGGTTTGTCGTGGTGTGCTTCGGTTTATCCTTATTTTATTTCGTGACTCAAGATTTTTCATTTGAAAAGACCTCAAAGCCGAAAAAAGAAAAAGTGGAAACCAAATCAACATCACCTTTGAATCTAGAAATCTTAACGACAATTGTGTGCACCTTCTTGTTCTCGTTTTCTATGTTCCAGATTTACAGCTTCTTACCAATATATTTAGTGGAACACTTGGGATTATCGAAGTCGTTTTTTGGATCCCTTTCAATACTAAATTTATTTATTGTATTGTTTTTGCAGATGAAAATTACTGAGCTATTAGCCAATAGAAGCAATGAGTTTGGAATGATGTTGGGTGGTCTAGTGATGTTTTCATCTTTTGGTATTTTGTCTTTAGGCTTTTCTTCACAAATGAGCATCATTCTACAATACTCATTGTGGTCGATCAGCATTTGTATGTTCTATCCATCAGTGCTCACCAAGCTGTCTTCATTGGCCACTCAACACAATAAACCTTCATCAAGCTTAATGATTAAGCATCAGTTTACCATCGATATAACACTGATCGTAGGGCCTGTTATCAGTGGGTTTGTAATTTCTCAATTTAGTATGATTGGTCTTTGGTACGTATGCGGCCTCGCTTGTGTTATCTCTATTTTGCTGTGTTACAGCATACTAAAAGGAGTGGAGCAAAAAAAATCAGCAAAAGAAGCTGCTTAG
- a CDS encoding WD40 repeat domain-containing protein, with protein sequence MSFKKIDSFALSHDDEKIYAGNFAGELLIIDASSFSIEKRIQLHMGSIHVVSIHESLPYVATLGKDGTICILKVTDGKVSLTHKIVSRNIRPEGDQFEMSVTSTQALTFHPNKPQLASAGGTSGLFEVTFSDETYEVLHCTRFHGGFDFITARYCGSGDELLTCTNRGHVYKTDGDTLVACWNVGRELSNQAHHWFEHIENNEFFIASDGRCVIRFDSVTGAYTVGELFAIDHMEHVTKCKTTGKIYASGFCKRIFEINPEDLSVVRVVFKAPFKFRWIKVLNDSPDIMIAQSRNGILYKLSVSTGEVIDLIKETPFALWSADAMNKSIYIGGEGAKLFRLDPESLNAFDNKINFSVTSTELPINPDDYIKRLSCCEATNEIALGLSTGQLLIIENDEIKFNVDLGSNIRDLDFSYDGKLYICCEDGSIYRFVQGDLSLLLKRDMPAWALSISPNGQYLAVADRIKNVFIFNTLSDEVFLVTDSHRFTQRINWVDDETFLASNSSKVIRYKLENGLNQITHTLISDNWTNTVEDFAWDKNKNYLFTINYTKQSEIYDLTTSENVASSSASFDYLKGVYYLEPERFGIAYTGDFLTFGRDGVISYNRIHDETIVVIDRLNLLNTDPRINSSRVERT encoded by the coding sequence ATGTCGTTCAAAAAAATAGATTCATTCGCTTTATCGCATGATGATGAGAAGATTTACGCAGGGAATTTTGCTGGTGAGTTGCTGATAATTGATGCATCATCTTTTTCAATAGAGAAAAGGATTCAACTGCATATGGGCTCAATTCATGTTGTATCGATTCATGAATCACTGCCGTATGTTGCGACGTTGGGCAAAGACGGAACTATTTGCATATTGAAGGTGACAGATGGCAAGGTGTCACTTACCCATAAGATTGTTTCACGGAATATACGCCCTGAAGGTGATCAATTCGAAATGTCCGTGACTTCGACACAAGCATTAACTTTTCATCCTAATAAGCCCCAATTGGCAAGTGCAGGCGGTACTTCAGGTTTGTTTGAGGTGACTTTTTCTGATGAGACATATGAGGTTCTCCATTGCACTCGATTCCATGGAGGTTTCGACTTTATTACGGCACGCTATTGTGGGAGTGGTGACGAACTATTAACGTGTACTAACAGAGGGCATGTATATAAAACCGATGGCGATACATTAGTTGCCTGCTGGAACGTTGGACGTGAGCTTTCTAATCAAGCCCATCATTGGTTTGAGCATATCGAAAACAATGAGTTCTTTATTGCCAGTGATGGACGATGTGTTATTCGATTTGATTCAGTGACCGGAGCCTATACAGTTGGTGAGTTGTTTGCAATAGATCATATGGAGCATGTGACCAAGTGTAAAACCACGGGTAAAATATACGCTTCGGGGTTTTGTAAGCGGATATTTGAAATCAACCCTGAAGACTTATCGGTTGTTCGAGTGGTATTTAAAGCACCATTTAAATTTCGCTGGATTAAAGTGTTGAACGACAGCCCAGATATCATGATTGCACAGAGCAGAAATGGGATTTTATATAAGCTATCCGTTTCTACTGGTGAGGTTATTGACTTAATTAAGGAAACCCCATTTGCACTTTGGTCTGCAGATGCGATGAATAAAAGTATCTATATAGGTGGTGAAGGGGCAAAACTATTTCGATTAGACCCTGAATCGCTGAATGCCTTCGATAATAAGATAAATTTTTCCGTAACTAGTACAGAATTACCTATCAATCCAGACGACTACATTAAGCGACTGAGTTGTTGTGAAGCCACAAATGAAATAGCGCTTGGACTCTCAACAGGTCAACTCCTGATCATAGAAAACGATGAAATAAAGTTTAACGTGGACCTAGGCTCAAATATAAGAGATTTGGATTTTAGTTATGACGGAAAGCTCTACATTTGTTGTGAAGATGGCTCTATCTACCGGTTTGTTCAAGGCGATCTAAGTTTGCTACTCAAAAGAGATATGCCGGCTTGGGCACTGTCTATTTCCCCAAATGGACAATACCTTGCTGTTGCAGATCGAATTAAAAATGTGTTTATTTTCAACACGCTCAGTGATGAAGTTTTCCTTGTAACTGACTCCCATCGGTTTACTCAAAGAATAAATTGGGTCGATGATGAAACGTTTCTCGCATCAAATAGCAGTAAAGTGATTCGATACAAATTAGAAAATGGACTAAACCAAATAACCCATACTCTTATTTCCGACAATTGGACGAATACAGTAGAAGACTTCGCGTGGGATAAAAACAAAAATTACTTATTCACTATAAATTATACTAAACAAAGTGAAATATACGATTTAACAACATCAGAAAACGTAGCATCTTCATCGGCTAGTTTTGATTATCTAAAAGGTGTTTATTACTTAGAACCTGAACGATTTGGTATTGCGTATACAGGCGATTTCCTAACTTTCGGACGGGATGGAGTAATTAGTTACAATCGTATTCATGATGAAACGATTGTAGTGATAGATAGGCTCAATCTATTGAATACAGATCCAAGGATCAACTCTTCTAGGGTTGAGAGAACATAA
- a CDS encoding IS3 family transposase (programmed frameshift), giving the protein MTKRTRRTFSPEFKLEAAQLVVEQGYSVDEAAKAMNVSKSAMDKWVRQLKQERKGITPKASPLTPEQIEIRELKKRIAELEEHNEIIKKGYSSVDVGLTEKFSIIDRLKQSYSITTLCNVFGIHRSSYKYWKRRPRAIPVLEVQTRALVQEAHSASNGFAGARTIAGIVTNAGVNLSRYRATKIMKKLVIVSRQLPKHRYKKQSPEHVEIPNHLERQFAVTAPNQVWVGDVTYVWTGNRWAYLAVVLDLFARKPIGWAMSFSPDSQLTAKALKMAYESRGKPKGVMFHSDQGTHYTSRKFRQILWRYQIKQSLSRRGNCWDNSPMERFFRSLKTEWVPACGYRSLTEAWNSIVGYIIRYYSQVRPHQYNGGLTPNESERLYWETYKTVANFS; this is encoded by the exons ATGACAAAACGTACGAGAAGAACTTTCAGTCCAGAATTCAAACTTGAAGCAGCTCAACTGGTTGTTGAACAAGGCTACTCCGTTGATGAAGCTGCCAAAGCTATGAATGTGAGCAAGTCAGCTATGGATAAGTGGGTAAGGCAACTCAAACAAGAACGGAAAGGCATTACCCCAAAGGCCTCACCGTTAACGCCAGAACAGATTGAAATTCGAGAGTTAAAGAAACGGATCGCTGAGCTTGAAGAGCACAATGAAATCATAAAAAAGG GCTACAGCTCTGTTGATGTCGGACTCACTGAAAAATTCTCGATAATCGATCGACTCAAACAGAGCTACAGCATCACAACGCTTTGCAATGTCTTCGGCATCCATCGAAGTAGTTATAAGTATTGGAAGCGACGACCAAGAGCGATTCCTGTATTAGAAGTTCAAACTCGAGCGCTTGTACAAGAGGCTCATAGTGCTAGCAATGGCTTTGCTGGGGCTCGAACGATTGCTGGTATCGTAACTAATGCTGGCGTTAATTTGAGTCGCTATCGAGCAACTAAAATCATGAAAAAGCTTGTGATAGTGAGTCGACAGCTACCGAAGCACCGATATAAGAAACAGTCTCCCGAGCATGTGGAGATCCCGAATCACCTTGAGCGCCAGTTCGCTGTTACGGCTCCAAATCAGGTGTGGGTTGGTGATGTGACTTATGTCTGGACAGGAAACCGCTGGGCTTATCTAGCCGTTGTACTGGACTTGTTTGCTCGTAAACCAATTGGTTGGGCGATGTCTTTTTCGCCCGATAGTCAGTTGACGGCCAAAGCCTTAAAAATGGCTTATGAAAGCCGTGGCAAGCCGAAAGGAGTTATGTTCCATAGCGATCAGGGAACACATTACACGAGCCGTAAGTTCCGTCAGATTTTATGGCGTTATCAGATTAAACAAAGCTTATCGCGTAGAGGAAACTGTTGGGATAACAGCCCGATGGAACGCTTCTTCAGAAGCCTAAAAACAGAATGGGTGCCAGCTTGTGGCTATCGAAGCTTAACGGAAGCCTGGAACAGCATTGTTGGCTACATCATCAGATATTACAGCCAAGTCAGGCCGCATCAATACAATGGTGGTCTCACACCAAATGAGTCGGAAAGACTTTACTGGGAAACTTACAAAACTGTGGCCAATTTTAGTTGA